Sequence from the Tenrec ecaudatus isolate mTenEca1 chromosome 6, mTenEca1.hap1, whole genome shotgun sequence genome:
TGCTCCAACCCTGTCATTAAGATTGACTCACCTTTGAGCAGACAGCTCGTGCCCAATCACATTTCAATGCCTTCCGACCTGAGGGGCTCGTCTTCTGACAATGGTGGATTGCTGTTCATACGATTTTAATTGGCCAATCTTTCAGCAAtggacagtctattccttcttcttagtctgcTCTTagcctgaaagctctgctgaaatctgtccaccataGATGACCCTCCTGATATTTGACGTAGTGGTAGCATTCCCTCTATTAccacagcagcacacaagtcaccacagtatgacaactgACAGATACATGGTATTTGAGTATTTAAACTATGTTCTTCTGGGATATGCAGTTATTAAACATATTTAGTCATTCATGATGGAAATTATCATAGTGTATATACAAGAAGACTTGTTTTGCACCAAGTATGGTCTATTTTTCTAGTTATATTATATATAGAGAGTATCACATTCATATTACTTTCTAGAGTATGCTTTTTGAAGTTAATATTATAGTCTCAGGACGCTCAACTGATTAAATTGAAGTTTTGAAGCTGATGGCATCTAACCAGAGGTGTCTCAAAATCAAGGTCTGGGGTCTTCagaaaaattagccattgaaaaccctaggaagtataattctactctgacacacatttgatcaacaagagttggaactgacttgaaggcaactggtttggtactAGTTTATACTCATAAATCTAAGACATTCATATAACGTATGTGATATAGTtttgatattttcattgctataaatGTTTATTTACTGAGTATATCACAGCTTAGTTACTCAAtctacatttaaatattttatctagTAAATTTGCATCTGTATTTAAAGTGACAGTTGGCTTTCAAGCTTTCTGTGCACTCTTCCTAAGCTTTCAGGGGCCCTCGGGACAGGAAATTTCAGAAGCCTTCGTGGGTCACCacgtgggctgttaaccacaaggtcagcaatcggACTGTGCAAGCCACTCAAATGAAGGAGGATGAGGATGGCCACTCTAGAAAAGATTTACGGCCTCTAATCACTATGATTAGAAATGAACTTCATAGTGGTGACTCCGTTTGTATTTGTGTTTGCTAAATAGTCTTAAGGAGTCTTGTTGGCACAGTAATTAAACATACGTGAGTGTTAAGGAAAAGGTTaatgattcaaacccatcagataCTCCACAAGAGAAGGATGTCATGATACGCACtcagaaagattacagtcttggaaattctatgGGGAAGTGCTACTTTGTCCATATCCTATACAGTTACCATGAACCAGAATTAACTCatgggcaatgagtttgtttcttttagtactcttttatcattttttgtttgtttctgaagaAGATCCTTAATAAAATGGAATGTCAAAGTGGCTGCAAAAATAGGTTCACAACTCCGTGATTGTGAAGATGATGCAGAATCTGATtgcattttcttctgttgtacatgaggtaCTTAATAATCTGATGGGACCGAGAAACAACAAATCTATTTTTCCTCCTCAAATGAAGtactaaataaaattaaaagtattTATTCTTAGAATATACTATATAGCTTGCTAAAAAGTCATTTAGATTATTTGAATATACTGAAGCAAGAATAGAGTTATTGgatagttattttcttttttgctgcaatttaatttttatatttcataATTTGTCAGAGTATCAACTTGTTATTTTTCATTtagcttcttcttttttaaacttAATGTCATGAATGTGAaggagtatttcttttttttgtatgGATAGGGTATTTCAAGTTAATATTTAATACATTTGaatattcattatttttattacttaCTTGTTCTGAAAATATGCTCTTTTGtgtattttctcatttataaaacaaagctcattgtcatcgagtaaaTGCCGATTTGAGTCAATAGCAAACCTTatgggaaagggtagaactgctcctgaatGCTtcggagactgttactctttaccaGCATAGAAAGCCACAACTTTGTCCCAAGGAGtgattggtagtttcaaactgctgattgtgcagattacagcccaagcataaccactactccaccatggCTCCTTCTCATTTATATTTTCCCAAAATGAAATAGTTTGTTTTAAGATTAATTGAAATTGTATTTTTTCAAATAAtacctatttttttaaattcttggaATTTTGTCCTTACTACAAAACAAATTATTATTATGCATTATCTAAAGATTAGATTACCAACAGAATTCAGCTCCTTTACCTCAATAAACATGGAAAAGTTATATAACAATTGTCACACAATTGAACCAATAAAATAGGTCTATTATTTATAATTTCAATTAATAGTATCGTTTTAACCAAAGAATCTGTAAAAACACTTTTGATAATTCTCCCCTAGACTTATTTTTCTTCCCAACTCCTTAAAAGCAAATTTATAGAAAATTTGTTTACATATTTTTACTTTCAAAAATTAGAAAGTGACCTAAAGCCTACTAAGTTGATATAGGAATTAGGATATAGAGGATAAGTTTTAACTATAAAAATGcattcttttctgttttgtaATTTAGTTTCTAATAAAAAGGTGATCATTTTTACTATCATTTAAGTCTCTACTGACATAAGCAGAGCCATTGATTAAGGAACCCTTGCCATGATATGTGTCCAAGACTTGTATCAGCTTAATGATGCTAAGTTTAGCTTTTATAATCAAATCCTTTACCAGCTGGCCAATTTTGAATTAGATACAATACAATTGTCTGGAATATTGAGATCTAGAAAAATATATAACTATCAGATGTTGTGTAAATTAATTTCAAAAAGTGCATTTAGCCTCTGTAGTACAATTTTGGGTCATAACTTCAGCTTCCTTGAAGTATTATATTGTAAATGGTCTGTTTCTGAACAAGAGTCATGAGGATGCATTTTTCTAGAGGTCCACTAAATATCATTTCTGATCAGGTAAATTTTTATTTGTAGAGTTTGACTGAACACctaagaaagaaatgaagaaccATACTCTACAGATAGAGTTTATTCTACTGGGACTGACAGAGGATTCTCAGTTACAGATTATCATTTTTTTATTTCTACTTCTCAATTACATGTTAAGCATTATAGGGAACTTAACCATCATTGTGCTTACTCTTTTGGATTCTCATCTCAAGACCCCGATGTACTTCTTCCTTAGTAATTTCTCTTTCCTGGAAATCTCATTCACAACTGCCTGCATCCCCAGATATCTAATCACAATTGTCACCAGGGAAAAGACCATTTCCTATAATGGTTGTATATCTCAGCTATTTTTTTACATCTTTCTGGGGGTAACAGAATTTTTCCTTTTGGCGGTtatgtcctatgaccgctatgtcgCCATCTGCAAGCCTTTGCATTATACATCCATCATGAGCAGCAGAGCTTGTCACCAGCTTATACTTGGCTCTTGGATAACTGCATTCCTGGTAATTTTCCCACCACTGGTTTTGGGTCTGAACCTGGATTTCTGTGGTTTAAATATCATTGACCATTTCATTTGTGACatttcaccagtcctacaacttTCTTGCTCAGACACACACTTACTAGAACTGATTGCTTTTTTATTAGCTCTGATAACACTGATTGTCACATTGTTATTAGTAATAATTTCCTACTCCTATATCATCAAGACAATTCTAAAATTTCCTTCAGCTCAGCAAAAGAAAAAAGCCTTTTCCACCTGCTCGTCTCACATGATTGTTGTCTCCATCACTTATGGCAGCTGTATATTCATCTACATAAAGCCGTCAGCCAAAGAAAGAGTTGACATAAGCAAAGGCGTAGCTGTGCTCAACACTTCAGTCGCCCCGTTGTTGAACCCATTCATTTACACGCTGAGGAACCAGCAAGTGAAACAAGCATTCAAGGCTGTAttcaaaaggatattttctacttcagacaaatgagaatattaaaataattaattatgCATTCATAAAAGAGATACTGAACAAAAGTAATTTGATTCTTCTACTCTAcaaatttattttacatttaattCTTTGGACTACTACAGGCTGCTTGATATAGACGCTATTTCCATTCTgtctgcgttagtctgggtagactatagaaacaaattcataaacactcatgtatataagaaagaggtttatgtacaagaacaattgaatattgagaaaaatgtgATAgcacagtccatatcaagtccctaagtcccaaattagcccatatgtccgacataaaacatatgcaatgatgttgaatacaggagTATCATAGGCAGTGATTtgcaagtcttctggatccagtggcattgtaagcatctggtTGTGTCAGgatatctccatgtggcttctctagatcCAGGGCACAACATCCTGtaccttgtcagtagagaatctctcagggagtgagcagagagacagaCATGTCTCCCGCCTTCAAGAAAGAAACACTGGAGTACCCACAATTCTTAAGAGAAGGCCAataccacacagaggcctcattggctatgacccggttGAAAGACTAGACTACACCCTATCATTTTTAATCTTccaaagtcccaaattgacaccagtttatgtaaccaccacattgCCCATTATGATTTTAACTTCTTCAATATAAAGCCTCTCTatattagaaataaaatattgtagAATTTATTTTTTCTCTAAACTATTTtaggacaaaataaataaaatattccttTGAATTATAGAATCTAAATCTGTGGAATTGTTAAATAAACAATGCACATTGTTTAATTTCAAAATTATGTTCTCAAACAATGTTCGATAAATATTTTATCTATATGAAATATGATCAAAATGTTCTGAGTATAATCTTCAATAATATTGCAAGAATTATtagtttatgtatttttaaaatgtctatagttatacatatatgaaaacaTAATTTATATTGAAGTTAACCATATGTATTCATTACATTATTGTTTGTGTTTATAGTGGCATATTTTCaaaatttcatgaaaaaataTGCAATAAATATTTAATTGATTTAGAATATATTTTTGAAGACTATGTTATGCAAGTTTACTTGTAATGTGCTAATGTATTAAATAAAAGAGCATATTTGTTACGTTTTCtgtaactcactcactgccagcaagtcaatgctgactcctaacaATCCAATGGATgaaggtagaactgcacctgtaagGTTCCAAGAtgataactgttcatgggagaataagagcccatctttctccctccgat
This genomic interval carries:
- the LOC142450939 gene encoding olfactory receptor 6C70; this translates as MKNHTLQIEFILLGLTEDSQLQIIIFLFLLLNYMLSIIGNLTIIVLTLLDSHLKTPMYFFLSNFSFLEISFTTACIPRYLITIVTREKTISYNGCISQLFFYIFLGVTEFFLLAVMSYDRYVAICKPLHYTSIMSSRACHQLILGSWITAFLVIFPPLVLGLNLDFCGLNIIDHFICDISPVLQLSCSDTHLLELIAFLLALITLIVTLLLVIISYSYIIKTILKFPSAQQKKKAFSTCSSHMIVVSITYGSCIFIYIKPSAKERVDISKGVAVLNTSVAPLLNPFIYTLRNQQVKQAFKAVFKRIFSTSDK